In Collimonas arenae, a single genomic region encodes these proteins:
- the fliP gene encoding flagellar type III secretion system pore protein FliP (The bacterial flagellar biogenesis protein FliP forms a type III secretion system (T3SS)-type pore required for flagellar assembly.), whose translation MRPLSFLAQHRKLLPALLLALSLLPAVAAAQALPGITSTAGPGGSQTWSLSVQTMLLLTSLSFLPALLLSMTSFTRIIIVLGLLRTAIGAQSSPPNQILVGLALFLTFFVMSPVFDKAYSDAYKPFSDNKISAEQALERGIQPFKTFMLKQTREGDLALFAKLAQTPQMQGPEEVPLRILVPAFVISELKTAFQIGFTIFIPFLIVDLVVASVLMSMGMMMVPPATISLPFKLMLFVLVDGWQLLIGALAQSFYT comes from the coding sequence ATGCGTCCTCTCTCTTTCCTCGCGCAACACCGCAAACTGCTGCCCGCATTACTGCTGGCGCTGAGCCTGCTGCCGGCCGTCGCCGCCGCACAAGCGCTGCCCGGCATCACCAGCACCGCCGGTCCCGGCGGCAGCCAGACCTGGTCGCTCAGCGTCCAGACCATGCTGCTGCTGACCTCGCTGTCTTTCCTGCCGGCGCTGCTGTTGTCGATGACCAGCTTTACCCGCATCATTATCGTGCTTGGCCTGCTACGCACAGCGATCGGCGCGCAAAGCTCGCCGCCCAACCAGATCCTGGTCGGCTTGGCGCTTTTCCTCACCTTCTTCGTCATGTCGCCGGTGTTCGACAAAGCCTACAGCGACGCCTATAAGCCGTTTTCTGATAATAAAATCAGCGCTGAACAGGCCCTGGAGCGCGGCATCCAGCCGTTCAAGACCTTCATGCTGAAGCAGACCCGCGAAGGCGATCTCGCCCTGTTCGCCAAGCTGGCGCAAACGCCGCAGATGCAAGGCCCGGAAGAGGTGCCCTTGCGTATTCTGGTTCCGGCGTTTGTCATCAGCGAACTGAAGACCGCCTTCCAGATCGGCTTCACCATCTTCATCCCTTTCCTGATCGTCGACCTGGTGGTCGCCAGCGTCCTGATGTCGATGGGGATGATGATGGTGCCGCCGGCCACGATATCCCTGCCGTTCAAACTGATGCTGTTCGTGCTGGTCGACGGCTGGCAATTGCTGATCGGCGCACTGGCCCAGAGTTTCTACACATGA
- the fliN gene encoding flagellar motor switch protein FliN has protein sequence MSDENKPDPNIDIADDWASALAAQTAASQPAAAPAPEPAAATSKVFQPLSGDAKEVAKTDIDMILDIPVQMTAELGRTRITIKNLLQLAQGSVVELDGLAGEPMDVLINGYLIAQGEVVVVNDKFGIRLTDIITPSERIHKLNR, from the coding sequence ATGAGTGATGAAAATAAGCCGGATCCGAACATCGACATCGCCGACGACTGGGCCAGCGCACTAGCGGCTCAAACCGCGGCGTCGCAGCCTGCCGCAGCGCCGGCCCCGGAACCTGCCGCAGCGACAAGCAAAGTATTCCAGCCCTTGAGCGGTGATGCCAAGGAAGTCGCCAAGACCGATATCGACATGATCCTTGATATCCCGGTGCAAATGACTGCCGAACTGGGTAGGACCAGGATCACCATCAAGAATCTGCTGCAACTGGCGCAAGGTTCTGTCGTCGAGCTCGACGGCCTCGCCGGCGAACCGATGGATGTGCTGATCAATGGCTACCTGATCGCCCAAGGCGAGGTGGTGGTGGTCAACGACAAGTTCGGGATCCGCCTGACCGACATCATCACGCCATCCGAACGCATCCATAAGCTGAACCGATGA
- the fliM gene encoding flagellar motor switch protein FliM, translating into MAYEQLLSQDEVDALLQGVTGETDAAAAPAPDTAGVQAYNLGSQERIVRGRMHTLEIINERFARQLRSALFNFMRRSPDVSVGAVHVQKYSEFIRHLPVPANINLLHMKPLRGTALFVFDPNLVFLVVDNLFGGDGRFHMRVEGRDFTQTEQRIITRLLNLALDSYGSAWNPIYPLEFEYVRAEMHTKFANIATPNEVVVNTTFHIEFGPIGGALHISIPYSMIEPIRDLLSNPVQDEVEIDKRWVKQLSQQVQSADVQLKVDFMQIPSTIGQLLKLKAGDVLPIEMPDTIIAKVDGVPVMECGYGTSNGRYALRVEKMINHRESDLKGNENE; encoded by the coding sequence ATGGCTTATGAACAGCTACTGTCGCAAGACGAAGTAGATGCGCTACTGCAGGGCGTCACCGGTGAAACCGATGCCGCCGCCGCACCCGCGCCCGATACGGCTGGCGTGCAAGCCTATAACCTGGGTAGCCAGGAACGTATCGTGCGCGGTCGCATGCATACGCTGGAGATCATCAACGAGCGCTTTGCCCGCCAGTTGCGCAGCGCATTGTTCAATTTCATGCGGCGCAGCCCCGACGTCTCGGTCGGCGCGGTGCATGTGCAGAAATACAGCGAATTCATCCGCCACCTGCCGGTGCCGGCCAATATCAACCTGCTGCATATGAAACCCTTGCGCGGCACGGCGCTGTTCGTGTTCGATCCGAACCTGGTGTTTCTGGTGGTAGATAACCTGTTCGGCGGCGATGGCCGCTTTCACATGCGGGTCGAGGGCCGCGATTTCACCCAGACCGAGCAACGCATCATCACCCGCCTGCTGAACCTGGCGCTGGACAGCTACGGCAGCGCCTGGAATCCGATCTATCCGCTCGAATTCGAATATGTGCGGGCTGAAATGCATACCAAGTTCGCCAATATTGCGACGCCCAATGAAGTCGTGGTCAACACCACATTCCATATCGAGTTCGGGCCGATCGGCGGCGCTTTGCATATCTCCATTCCGTATTCGATGATCGAACCGATCCGCGATCTGCTGTCGAATCCGGTGCAGGACGAAGTTGAAATCGACAAGCGCTGGGTCAAGCAATTGTCGCAACAGGTGCAAAGCGCAGATGTCCAGCTGAAAGTGGATTTCATGCAGATCCCGTCGACCATCGGCCAGTTGCTGAAACTAAAAGCCGGCGATGTACTGCCGATCGAGATGCCGGACACGATTATCGCCAAGGTCGACGGCGTGCCGGTGATGGAATGCGGCTACGGCACGTCCAACGGCCGCTACGCGCTGCGGGTAGAAAAAATGATCAATCACCGCGAAAGTGATTTAAAGGGAAACGAAAATGAGTGA
- a CDS encoding flagellar hook-length control protein FliK, with protein MSLLVSANTAALQAGPSASGNNASQQQGDAGNFGQVLNRSLASSDKPVDATDSAAKPIERSAPKRAAASDKDNEQQDAGALPVLAFMPLPPAAVSPLQVRAAIGSDSQPSSAAEKQLNAAIAAAGGKAGETAAAPVATQPATEGTDKDVTTATAAAVPMAALASASAPDAAQPTRAATTGKEPGIEVATVPAHNSALELKGTMTGNNAGQQAAHDEGFTDKHGTTDKPGRPENRSVQEFAARHMDIAPTTGSAARDSNGSTHANPMTPDMSGQVNPAAANSHSLATTTLSIPTQAAPARLALTPSVGSDGWAPALGKQMVWLGNSGHQSAELHLNPPDLGPLKVTLTINDNQAQAMFVSAHQSVRSALEAALPQLRSSLADSGINLGNTSVSADTQQQSAFAQSQSQHQSGQHGPSGQFQRNAGNLDLNPRVERNATLATVSRNGNGKVDIFA; from the coding sequence ATGTCTTTACTTGTATCAGCCAACACCGCCGCTTTGCAAGCCGGACCATCTGCCAGCGGCAACAACGCCAGCCAGCAGCAAGGCGACGCCGGCAATTTCGGGCAAGTCCTGAACCGTTCTCTGGCAAGTTCGGATAAGCCGGTCGACGCCACCGACAGCGCCGCAAAACCCATCGAGCGCAGTGCACCGAAGCGTGCAGCGGCCAGCGACAAGGACAACGAACAGCAAGATGCCGGCGCCCTCCCGGTGCTGGCATTCATGCCATTGCCGCCTGCTGCGGTCAGTCCGCTGCAGGTCAGGGCGGCGATCGGTAGCGACAGTCAGCCATCGTCGGCGGCAGAAAAACAGCTCAACGCCGCCATCGCGGCAGCCGGCGGTAAAGCCGGTGAGACGGCAGCAGCACCAGTAGCAACGCAGCCGGCTACAGAAGGTACGGACAAAGATGTGACGACGGCGACAGCTGCGGCAGTTCCGATGGCTGCGCTGGCGTCAGCGAGCGCTCCTGACGCAGCGCAGCCAACCCGCGCTGCCACCACCGGAAAAGAACCCGGCATTGAAGTCGCCACAGTGCCAGCCCATAACTCAGCGTTGGAACTCAAGGGAACCATGACCGGAAATAACGCCGGCCAGCAAGCGGCGCATGACGAAGGCTTTACCGACAAGCACGGTACAACGGACAAACCTGGGCGTCCAGAAAATCGCAGCGTTCAAGAATTTGCAGCGCGCCATATGGATATCGCGCCGACTACCGGCAGCGCGGCTAGGGACAGCAACGGTTCCACACACGCCAATCCAATGACTCCCGACATGTCTGGCCAGGTCAATCCAGCCGCGGCAAACAGCCATTCTTTAGCAACGACCACCTTGTCGATCCCGACGCAAGCGGCGCCTGCAAGACTGGCGCTAACGCCATCGGTTGGCAGCGACGGCTGGGCGCCGGCGCTCGGCAAACAAATGGTCTGGCTGGGCAATAGCGGTCATCAAAGCGCCGAATTGCATCTCAACCCGCCCGATCTCGGGCCGCTCAAAGTTACCCTGACCATCAATGACAACCAGGCCCAGGCCATGTTCGTCTCGGCGCACCAGTCGGTACGCTCGGCGCTGGAAGCCGCCTTGCCGCAACTGCGCAGCAGCCTGGCAGACAGCGGCATCAACCTCGGCAATACCTCGGTCAGCGCCGATACCCAACAGCAAAGCGCCTTCGCCCAGAGCCAAAGCCAACACCAGAGCGGCCAGCACGGCCCATCCGGCCAGTTCCAGCGCAACGCCGGCAACCTCGACCTGAATCCCAGGGTAGAGCGCAATGCAACCCTTGCGACAGTCAGCAGGAATGGCAATGGCAAGGTCGATATTTTTGCTTAA
- the fliJ gene encoding flagellar export protein FliJ, with translation MSNTLPLAMLIELAQNKTDDATRRLGQLQRAQISAAEKLELLIQYRQEYCDQLQLQMQDGVSSSRWRNFQHFVGTLDDAIEQQRAVAAQADTRLALGRSDWQSNKRRLSSFDTLAERVKQQQAQLANKREQRASDEYAARQFRVRMIAAAE, from the coding sequence ATGTCAAATACATTACCGCTCGCCATGTTGATCGAACTGGCCCAGAACAAGACCGACGATGCGACGCGCCGCCTGGGCCAGTTGCAGCGGGCGCAGATCAGCGCCGCTGAAAAGCTGGAACTGCTGATTCAGTATCGCCAGGAATACTGCGACCAGCTGCAGCTGCAGATGCAGGACGGCGTGTCTTCTTCGCGCTGGCGCAATTTCCAGCATTTCGTCGGCACCCTGGACGACGCCATCGAACAGCAACGCGCAGTCGCGGCGCAAGCCGATACCCGGCTGGCTCTTGGCCGCAGCGACTGGCAAAGCAACAAGCGCCGGCTGAGTTCGTTCGACACGCTGGCCGAACGGGTTAAACAACAGCAGGCGCAACTGGCCAACAAGCGCGAACAGCGCGCCAGCGACGAATATGCAGCACGGCAATTCCGCGTGCGCATGATCGCAGCCGCAGAATAA
- the fliG gene encoding flagellar motor switch protein FliG has product MSDDGIRKSAILLMSLGEDGAAAVFQHMTPQDVQKLGMAMSRLRQVTREQIAEVMEEFRLETEQFSALNLDSGSYIRAVLNKALGNDRAASLIEDILESGNNSTNGIDTLNWLEANEVAELIRDEHPQIIATLLVHLDRSKASEVLELFTERLRHDVILRVATFGGVQPAALTELTDVLSGLLSGQGVKRSRLGGVRAAAEILNLMSSTQEEIVIQHVREHDGDLAQRIIDEMFLFENLLEIEDRGIQLLLKEVESESLIVALKGAAQELREKFLRNMSQRAAEMLREDLEVRGPVRVSQVETEQKNILQIVRRLADSGEIVIGGQGNDAYV; this is encoded by the coding sequence ATGAGTGACGACGGAATCAGAAAAAGCGCCATCCTGCTGATGTCGCTGGGCGAAGACGGCGCGGCTGCGGTGTTCCAGCACATGACGCCGCAAGACGTGCAAAAGCTCGGCATGGCGATGTCCAGGCTGCGCCAGGTAACGCGCGAACAGATTGCGGAAGTCATGGAAGAGTTCCGCCTCGAAACCGAACAGTTCTCAGCCCTCAACCTGGATTCCGGCAGCTATATCCGCGCCGTTCTGAACAAGGCCCTGGGCAACGATCGCGCCGCCAGCCTGATCGAAGATATCCTCGAATCCGGCAACAATTCGACCAACGGGATCGATACCCTCAACTGGCTCGAAGCCAACGAAGTGGCAGAGCTGATCCGCGATGAACATCCGCAAATCATCGCCACCCTGCTGGTCCACCTGGATCGCAGCAAAGCCTCCGAAGTGCTGGAACTGTTCACCGAACGCCTGCGCCACGATGTCATCCTGCGCGTGGCTACTTTCGGCGGCGTGCAGCCCGCAGCGCTGACCGAACTGACCGATGTGCTGTCCGGTCTGCTGTCCGGTCAGGGCGTCAAGCGCAGCCGCCTGGGCGGCGTGCGGGCTGCGGCGGAAATCCTCAACCTGATGAGCAGCACGCAGGAAGAAATCGTGATCCAGCATGTGCGCGAACACGACGGCGACCTGGCGCAACGCATCATCGACGAGATGTTCCTGTTCGAAAACCTGCTGGAAATCGAAGACCGCGGCATCCAGCTGTTGCTCAAGGAAGTCGAATCGGAGTCGCTCATCGTCGCCCTCAAGGGTGCAGCGCAGGAATTGCGCGAAAAATTCTTGCGCAATATGTCGCAGCGCGCCGCCGAAATGCTGCGCGAAGACCTGGAAGTACGCGGCCCGGTGCGCGTCTCGCAAGTCGAAACCGAACAAAAAAATATCCTGCAGATCGTACGACGGCTGGCCGATTCCGGCGAGATCGTGATCGGCGGCCAAGGCAACGATGCGTATGTCTGA
- the fliL gene encoding flagellar basal body-associated protein FliL: protein MATIAEDVVAAPKKSKLGLILIVVTAALAAAGAAYYFTSVQPRGKAAAATQVPETPIFVALDPFTVNMQADDRDRFLHIGLTLKVADAKSQAQIIQYLPETRSRILSLLSNRDPATLVTADDKNKLAAEILKALNKPLASSQPPQHITNVLFTAFVVQ from the coding sequence ATGGCAACAATCGCGGAAGACGTAGTGGCGGCACCCAAGAAGAGCAAGCTAGGACTGATATTAATTGTAGTGACCGCAGCCCTGGCAGCGGCCGGCGCTGCCTATTACTTCACCAGCGTGCAACCTCGCGGCAAAGCCGCCGCGGCGACACAGGTTCCGGAAACGCCGATTTTTGTAGCGCTGGATCCATTCACCGTCAACATGCAAGCGGATGACCGTGACCGCTTCCTGCACATCGGCCTGACCCTGAAAGTGGCGGACGCCAAGAGCCAGGCGCAGATCATCCAGTATCTTCCGGAAACCCGCAGCCGCATCCTGAGCCTGCTATCGAACCGCGATCCCGCTACGCTGGTGACGGCGGACGACAAGAACAAGCTGGCTGCTGAAATTCTCAAGGCGCTGAACAAGCCGCTGGCCAGCAGCCAACCGCCGCAACACATTACCAATGTGTTGTTTACCGCCTTCGTGGTGCAGTGA
- the fliI gene encoding flagellar protein export ATPase FliI: MTDIAIPDNNRHLQAWRQALANAGTGVGRSVPIRTYGRLTRAVGLVLEAVGLRLPVGSDCLIELPPGYAQRTTEAEVVGFAGDRLFLMPQTEVAGLLPGARVYPLEASPAAGNGATPTEPGSKRLPVGAGMLGRVVDAAGRPLDGLGPLDFSCEAPLSAAPINPLARAPIDSVLDVGVRAINALLTVGRGQRMGLFAGSGVGKSVLLGMMARYTSAEVIVVGLIGERGREVKDFIENTLGAEGLARAVVVAAPADTSPLLRLQGAAYATSLAEYFRDQGKDVLLIMDSLTRYAMAQREIALAVGEPPATKGYPPSVFAKLPALVERAGNGARDANGKGGAITAFYTVLTEGDDQQDPIADAARAILDGHVVLSRSLAESGHYPAIDIEASISRAMTALIAPAQFDSVRRFKQMLSRYQRNRDLISVGAYAPGHDAQLDKAIALYPKIEAFLQQGMEERAGYLEAVTELGDLFQPE, from the coding sequence ATGACTGACATCGCCATTCCCGACAACAATCGCCACCTGCAAGCCTGGCGTCAGGCGCTGGCCAACGCCGGCACCGGCGTCGGCCGCAGCGTGCCGATCCGCACCTATGGCCGCCTGACCCGCGCGGTCGGGCTGGTGCTGGAAGCGGTGGGCCTGCGGCTGCCGGTGGGCAGCGATTGCCTGATTGAGCTGCCGCCCGGTTATGCCCAGCGCACTACCGAAGCCGAAGTCGTCGGCTTCGCCGGCGATCGCTTGTTCCTGATGCCGCAAACCGAAGTGGCCGGATTGTTGCCCGGCGCACGCGTTTATCCGCTTGAAGCCAGCCCCGCCGCCGGCAATGGCGCAACGCCAACCGAACCGGGCAGCAAGCGTTTGCCCGTCGGCGCCGGTATGCTGGGGCGGGTAGTAGATGCCGCCGGCCGGCCGCTGGACGGCCTCGGTCCGCTCGATTTCAGCTGCGAAGCGCCGCTCTCCGCTGCTCCCATCAACCCGCTGGCGCGTGCTCCTATCGACAGCGTGCTGGACGTCGGCGTGCGCGCCATCAACGCCCTGCTCACGGTAGGCCGTGGCCAGCGCATGGGCTTGTTTGCCGGCTCTGGCGTAGGGAAAAGCGTGTTGCTCGGCATGATGGCGCGTTACACCAGCGCCGAAGTCATCGTGGTCGGCCTGATCGGCGAACGCGGCCGCGAAGTCAAGGATTTCATCGAAAACACCTTGGGCGCGGAAGGCCTTGCGCGCGCCGTCGTGGTGGCGGCGCCGGCAGATACCTCCCCGCTATTGCGCTTGCAAGGCGCAGCCTATGCCACCTCGCTGGCCGAATATTTCCGAGATCAGGGCAAGGACGTCTTGCTGATCATGGATTCGCTGACCCGCTACGCCATGGCGCAACGTGAAATCGCGCTGGCGGTGGGCGAGCCGCCGGCCACCAAAGGTTATCCGCCATCAGTTTTCGCCAAATTGCCGGCGCTGGTGGAACGCGCCGGCAACGGCGCCCGCGACGCCAACGGCAAAGGCGGCGCGATTACCGCCTTCTATACGGTGCTGACCGAGGGCGACGACCAGCAAGATCCGATTGCCGACGCCGCCCGTGCAATCCTGGACGGCCACGTCGTGCTGTCGCGTAGCCTGGCTGAATCTGGCCACTATCCGGCAATCGACATCGAAGCATCGATCAGCCGCGCCATGACGGCGCTGATCGCGCCGGCGCAGTTCGATTCCGTGCGACGCTTCAAGCAAATGTTATCGCGCTATCAACGCAACCGTGACCTGATCAGCGTCGGTGCCTACGCTCCCGGACATGATGCGCAACTGGACAAGGCGATTGCCCTGTATCCCAAAATAGAAGCATTTTTGCAGCAAGGCATGGAAGAGCGCGCCGGTTATCTAGAGGCGGTCACGGAACTGGGAGACTTGTTTCAGCCGGAATAA
- the fliQ gene encoding flagellar biosynthesis protein FliQ, whose translation MTPESVMAVGFQAMKMTLLLGAPLLLVALITGLIISLFQAATQINEMTLSFIPKLLAVCATMVIAGPWMLNSILDYMRQLFSSIPHLAG comes from the coding sequence ATGACGCCCGAATCGGTAATGGCGGTTGGCTTCCAGGCCATGAAAATGACGCTGCTGCTTGGCGCCCCTCTGCTGTTGGTAGCCCTGATAACAGGCTTGATCATCAGCCTGTTCCAGGCCGCCACCCAGATCAATGAAATGACCTTGTCTTTCATTCCCAAGCTGCTGGCGGTGTGCGCGACGATGGTCATCGCCGGGCCGTGGATGCTGAACTCGATCCTCGACTACATGCGCCAGCTGTTCTCCAGCATCCCTCATCTGGCTGGCTGA
- the fliR gene encoding flagellar biosynthetic protein FliR: MSPVLSVTSAQLGAWVVAFVWPFVRMLALISSSPVFGEKKVARQIKVALAALLAIAIAPTLGPMPDVPLFSAGGVWILIQQVLIGTAMGFSMRLVFAAVQAAGDYAGLQMGLSFASLFDPNNGGNTMVLSSLLNMLAMLIFLAVDGHLMMISTLVESFHVLPVSDAPLAAEGWHFLALAGANVFSAALMLALPLIGALLTLNLAMGILNRASPQLSIFAVGFPLTLLGGILMLQQLMPHLAPFMEQQFALGLADMLQVARAFRQ; encoded by the coding sequence ATGTCGCCGGTCCTGTCCGTCACTTCGGCCCAGCTCGGCGCCTGGGTCGTCGCCTTCGTCTGGCCCTTCGTGCGCATGCTGGCGCTGATCAGCAGCAGCCCGGTCTTCGGCGAAAAGAAGGTCGCGCGCCAGATCAAGGTCGCCCTGGCCGCCCTGCTGGCCATCGCCATCGCTCCCACGCTGGGCCCTATGCCGGATGTGCCGCTGTTCTCCGCCGGCGGCGTCTGGATCCTTATCCAGCAAGTGCTGATCGGCACTGCCATGGGCTTTTCGATGCGCCTGGTATTTGCCGCGGTACAGGCCGCCGGCGACTATGCCGGTTTGCAAATGGGCCTGTCGTTCGCCTCTCTCTTCGATCCGAATAACGGCGGCAACACGATGGTGCTATCGAGTCTGCTGAACATGTTGGCGATGCTGATCTTCCTGGCAGTTGATGGTCACCTGATGATGATCAGCACGTTGGTCGAAAGCTTCCATGTATTGCCGGTTTCAGACGCGCCCTTGGCGGCGGAAGGCTGGCATTTCCTGGCGCTGGCCGGGGCCAATGTGTTTTCAGCGGCGCTGATGCTGGCGCTACCCCTGATCGGCGCATTGCTGACCTTGAATCTGGCCATGGGGATACTTAACCGGGCTTCGCCACAATTGAGCATCTTTGCTGTGGGATTTCCGCTCACGCTGCTGGGCGGAATCTTGATGTTGCAGCAGTTGATGCCGCATCTGGCGCCGTTCATGGAACAGCAGTTTGCGCTGGGGTTAGCGGATATGTTACAAGTTGCCAGGGCATTCAGGCAATAA
- the fliH gene encoding flagellar assembly protein FliH, translating into MSDSTRNQGQTAPRHDNAGPMRPASLARQQMTAWQRWEMGEVRTLSGQDGSDVPEPSQAEPALSGLEPKLLIDEAELQRLRQQAQDAGAAEGHRQGHAAGWQEGYNAGLDMARSEADSLRQIGLAMPAALRLAEKEVADDLMTLALDIARQVVRQALSAEPQLILAAVRELLQTEPALSGTPRLLLHADDMPLIQQYLAEDLQAAGWLLRADPGITRGGCRVQANSGELDATLETRWQRVAAALGRSIPSHD; encoded by the coding sequence ATGTCTGATTCCACCCGTAACCAGGGCCAGACGGCGCCGCGGCATGATAACGCTGGACCGATGCGTCCCGCCAGTCTGGCCAGGCAGCAGATGACGGCCTGGCAACGCTGGGAAATGGGTGAAGTCCGGACGCTTTCCGGCCAAGACGGATCAGATGTCCCCGAACCATCGCAGGCAGAGCCGGCGCTATCCGGGCTGGAACCGAAACTACTGATAGATGAAGCCGAATTGCAGCGTCTGCGCCAGCAGGCGCAAGACGCCGGTGCTGCGGAAGGCCACCGGCAAGGACATGCCGCCGGCTGGCAGGAAGGTTATAACGCCGGACTCGACATGGCCCGCAGCGAAGCCGACAGCTTGCGGCAAATCGGCCTGGCGATGCCTGCCGCCCTGCGCCTGGCAGAAAAAGAAGTGGCCGACGACTTGATGACGCTGGCGCTCGACATTGCACGCCAGGTAGTGCGCCAGGCTTTGTCGGCAGAACCGCAACTGATCCTGGCCGCCGTACGCGAACTGCTGCAAACCGAACCGGCATTGAGCGGTACGCCACGCCTGCTGCTGCATGCGGACGACATGCCGCTCATCCAGCAATATCTGGCGGAAGACCTGCAAGCAGCCGGCTGGCTGTTGCGTGCCGATCCTGGCATCACGCGCGGCGGCTGCCGGGTACAGGCCAACAGCGGCGAACTCGACGCCACCTTGGAAACTCGCTGGCAACGCGTCGCTGCTGCGCTCGGACGCAGCATTCCCTCCCATGACTGA
- the fliO gene encoding flagellar biosynthetic protein FliO, translated as MKTARSLWLALLLALAGAALPVQATIAASTAVIDAPAAVPSWGAAGLLQAASGLAVVIALIFLCAWAARRLGLQKHNSGRLVKIIASTAIGQRERVVVVEIGDTWLALGVTPGQIQALHSMPAQELPPEPKLPIRQGAIAAGNAAGLFAQKLRESLGKK; from the coding sequence ATGAAAACTGCGCGCAGTTTGTGGTTGGCGCTGCTGCTGGCGTTAGCCGGAGCCGCTCTGCCGGTGCAAGCGACGATTGCCGCATCAACTGCCGTAATCGACGCACCCGCTGCAGTCCCGTCATGGGGTGCCGCCGGCCTGCTGCAGGCAGCGTCGGGCCTGGCGGTCGTAATCGCGCTGATCTTCTTATGCGCCTGGGCGGCACGTCGTCTCGGACTGCAAAAACACAATAGCGGCCGCCTGGTGAAAATCATCGCCAGTACCGCCATCGGCCAGCGCGAGCGCGTGGTGGTAGTCGAGATCGGCGACACCTGGCTGGCGCTTGGCGTCACACCCGGGCAGATCCAGGCGCTGCACAGCATGCCTGCGCAGGAGCTGCCGCCAGAGCCCAAGCTGCCGATCCGGCAAGGCGCCATCGCGGCTGGCAATGCCGCCGGTCTTTTTGCGCAAAAGCTGCGCGAATCGCTGGGAAAAAAATAG